AAGCATCATAAATATAGTGCTATTTTTTGACTCTATTGTTCGATATACCGCTACCATTCCATTAGGGGGTAATCATATTACGGCAGACGTGCAGCAAAGCTTTATGATTTTAGAGCGGCAAGCAGAATTATTAAAAACAAAATTTGGTAATATTACAGCGGAAGCTTTCGATACACAAGCTATTGTTACTATTCCAGGGTTGCGTAATCGATCCCCTAAGGAGGTCCTCACAACTAACCTGGCTAAAGTTATACAGGCCCGTATGGAAGAAATAGCAACATTCATCCAGGAAGAAATTTTGCGTTCTGGATTTTATGAAAAACTTATCGCTGGTATGGTTATAACAGGGGGTGGTTCTAATTTAAAGGGAGCGCAGGGTTTATTTAAAGCAATAACAGGCTTGGATGTCCGCCTTGGCGTAGCGGATGAATATTTAGAGGAAGGCAGTGGAAAAAAATTAAAAGATCCGATGTATGCAACAGCCATTGGGTTGGCTTTGGCTGGGTTTAAAACTTTGGATTATAGAGAAGCCTACTATAAAACCAAGGAATCTACCTATTGGGATCATTCTAGACAAAATAAAAAGCAAACCAAAAAAGGAAGCTTTTCTTTTAAACAGATAATTAACAAAACCAAAGCATTTCTAGCAGATGATTATGAAGAGACATAAGGAATGAGGAGGATCCTTTGGGTTATCTATCATTCGTAATGATACGAGAGACAAGCTACTATAAAAATTATGAAGGATCTTAGCTACACATTTGATTTACCTTTTCACCATAAGTCTATTATTCGGGTAATAGGGGTAGGAGGTGGTGGCAGCAACGCTGTGAATAATATGTACAAACGAGGCATTAAGGATGTTTCCTTTATAGTTTGCAATACGGATGTACAGGCTTTACGCAACAGCCCTATACAGCATAAACTTCAAATTGGTGCTGCGCTTACAAGTGGATTAGGCGCTGGCGCTAATCCAGAAGTAGGCCGCAACGCTGCTTTAGAAAGCAAAGAAAATATTCGAGAATTGTTAAGTGAAGATACCAAAATGCTGTTTATTACAGCTGGCATGGGAGGGGGAACGGGTACAGGTGCTGCACCTGTTATTGCTGGTATTGCACAAAAACAAGGTATTCTTACCGTAGGCATTGTGACGCTTCCTTTTTCCTTTGAAGGGAAAAAAAAATATTTACAAGCACAGGAGGGGATCAGTGAAATGCGGAAATATTGTGACACGGTACTGATTATTTTAAATGATAAGATCCAAACTACGCTGGGTGGACTCTCTATCACACAAGCTTTTTTAGAAGCAGATAAAGTATTAACAACAGCTGCTAAAAGTATTGCAGAAATTATTACTGTGCCAGGTTATGTAAATGTAGATTTTGAAGATGTTAAAACAGTCATGAAAAATGCAGGAGCAGCTGTTATGGGTTCCGGAGAGGCAGAAGGAGAAGATAGGGCATTACAAGCTGCTGAAGCAGCCCTTGCATCTCCTTTATTAGATTATACGGATATTCGTGGAGCAAAGAAAATACTTTTGTCCATTGTGTCTGGCCAAGCAGCAGAGCTACAAATGGATGAATTAACTGTTATTACCAATTATATACAGGCACAGACGGGTGATGATGCAGAAGTAATTTTTGGCCATGGTGCTGATCCGGAAATGGCAGAAAAACTCAAAGTTACCGTTATTGCCACTGGCTTCAAGCGGTCTCAAACTACAGCGCCTGCTGTGGGTGCTACAGGAACGCAACAGACCCTTCCCCCTGATCCTATCCTACAGGAGACGCTGACACAACCAGAAGGGATATACTCCTCTCCTACGCAAACAATAGGGATACAAGAAGAAGCAACACCAAGGGCACCTAAAAAAAAAGAGAAAGAAGGTAGAATAACGGAAGAGAGTGCCGTACAATTGCCCCTGCCCTTTACTTATCCCCCAGCAAACGCTTACCCACCAAACTGGAACCATGCACTTACAAGGAAACCGCTTAACAAACAACGTACTACCGCACAAAATTGGGAGGATCATTATGTTAAGGAACAATTAGAGATACCTGCCTACCTGAGAAAGCATATAAAACTTGACCTGCTAAATCTCGATAGTAGCGTTGCAAAGGAAGAGATGCGTTATTGGTTAAATGATCCCTTGGATAAACCTGTAGCGAAGGAGGAAGAGGAATAGGATAAATTATTGCTAACATTGGTATAATAGATCTAGAGGCTAAAAATTAAAAATAAAATGAAACAAGTAACGCATGCATCCACAACAGATTGTATTTTTTGTAAGATGGTAGCAGGCTTAGCAACCTGCCACACTGTATGGGAATCTTACCAGCATTTAGCATTTCTTTCTATTTTCCCTAATACAGAGGGGTTCACAGTAGTAATCCCAAAGCACCACCTGAGCAGCTATATTTTCGATCACACGTCAGACGAAATCAATGGATTGATGGAGGCAGCTAGAAAGGTATCTCAACTACTGATCCATAAGTTTCCAACTGTTGCCAGAACAGCAGTTGTTTTTGAAGGCTACGGTGTAAACCATTTGCACGCTAAGCTCATCCCATTACATGGAACAAAAAGAGAGCATTGGGTTAAAACTTCAGCCTCTATCCAAACTAAATTTGATCAATATCCTGGTTACATTTCTTCACATGATGCAGAACGAGAGTCAGATGAAAAATTAGCAGCACTAGCTTCTCTTTTGAGAAGCTAGTGCTGCTTTACCACTATGCCTCTTAGCGGCCAACCCTTACCAAGGCAAAATAGCTGCCCGGCCTACTGCAGCAACTGTTGCGCTAGTACCGCTGCAATAGCTGGTACCATTGTGCCTATATCACCGGCACCAATGGTTACTACTACATGGTAAGCGTGTTGGCGCATATAGCTGGGCAAAATAGTTAACAACTTGCCATCTTCCACCAATATTTTTGTTTTACAACTTAAACAATCATAAATCAATTGCGATGAAATAGCTGGTACGGCTACTTCTCTTGCAGGATAAATGGGCAATAACAGCACTTGGTCCGCTATACTTAACGTAGTACCAAAAGCTTCATAAAAATCTGCTGTACGTGAAAAAAGATGGGGCTGAAAAATAGCCGTGATACACCCATTCGGGTAAATATGCCTAACTGTGCTAAGTAAGGCAGCTATCTCTGCTGGATGATGGGCATAATCGTCAATTAATACAAATTTTTCATTCCTAGCAATGTAGTCAAATCTTCTTTGCATACCAGGAAAAGAGGCTATGGAAGCACGTACATGCGCTTCTGTAAGACCTAAGGTTAAACCCATAGTAATAGCGGCTAAAGCATTTTCAATATTGTATGAACCTGGCAAGGGCAAAATAATTTCCTTGATGGTTACACCATCCCCTATGTAATCAAAAACACTTTGACGTGCTGCTATACGTATGTTATCTGCTTGAATTACTGCATTATTCAATCCATAGGTCAGGAGTGGACTATACCCATGGGTAGTTAATTGTAACTGATTAGCAGCCTTAGCATGGACCAATACCGTTTGTTTGCTTTGTTTGATAAATTGTTTAAAGTTCTCTTGCAGAGTAGCTACTGTCGCATAGGTGTCTAAATGATCTGGATCTATTGACGTAACAATACTATGGCTAGGCGTAAGTTGAAGAAAAGACTTATTAAACTCATCTGCTTCTGTTATTACTACTTGAACCTGATTCAAGGTATGATTATAAATTATATTACTGTTGTAACGATGCATAATGCCACCCACAAAAGCCAACATAGCTAGCGTACTTTCATAAAGCATATGGGCAAGTATAGCTGAAGCAGTTGTTTTACCATGGGTACCAGCTATGGCTACAGTAGGCAAATGGTTCACAATGCTTCCCAATGCTTCCGCTCTAGATAGCATTGTATAGCCGCTTCCGCGCAAATAATTTAGTATAGGACTATCTGACGGAATAGCAGGCGTATAAATAATAAGTGTTTTAGTAGGATGCTGGCGAATAACAGAAGGAATAGCCGTTACACTATCTGTAAAATGAATAAACATTCCTGCATTTTGTAGCTGGGTAACAAGAGGGGAAGCCGCTTTATCATATCCTACAATGGTATATCCTTGAGCAGCTAACAATCTTGCTAAAGCACTCATGCCAATGCCGCCAATACCTAGGAAATAAATAAAACAATAAGCTGGAAAGGATAACATAAACAAATAAATAAAACTATATATCAATAAAAAACAACGTACTATTAATTATAATGGAACCTACCCAAATATAGCTATTTTATTAGCTATACCTATAGCCCGTTGGCAGGTTATTGCGCTATGATTGTAAGCATACTTCATCCGTAAACGTGTACGTCCTACGGAAAAGAATAAGCCCTTACCCCTCTTTTTATGCATCTCTTTATATCTTTTATATATCTTTCAAGCGTAAGCACTGCTGACCCTACCCGGCACACAGGAAAGCGCATACCCCATAGGGTATCCATTTTTTTGTGCACCACAATAAGAAAGCGAGCGCTTGATAAAGTTAGATAGGTTATATACATGAATTAACTGCATAATAAGAACTTGATAGGATGGATATATTAATGTTAACCTATACCTTATCCACATTAGGGATATTTAAAACTAAGCCTTACCGGGGTAAGGAGGCTAAAGCCATTTTCTGCCTATAAGTATAGGCTATACCACCCTAAAAACGTTAATTTTGCCCGATGCATAGACCGCTTATCCTAGCAGGCATTGATGAAGCAGGCCGCGGTCCGCTAGCAGGACCGGTTATAGCAGCTGTGGTTATCTTAAATCCCCAAAAGCCAATTGAAAATTTGGCTGATTCTAAGCAACTTAATGCCAAGCAAAGAGCATTCCTAGCTTGTCAAATTAAGGAGCAGGCAATGGATTGGGCCATAGGAAGGGCAACGGTCTCTGAAATTGATCAGTGTAATATTCTACAAGCTACCCTACTGGCCATGCAGCGGGCTTTAAGTGACCTATGTATTGCACCAGATAGCGTACTGGTTGATGGGCTACATTGTCCAGCATCCCCCTATCCTATACAAGCCATTGTACGGGGCGATCAGCATGTCGCTGCCATTAGCGCCGCTTCTATTTTAGCTAAGACGCATCGTGATACAGAAATGCTAACATGGGATAGCTGTTATCCTGGTTATGGATTTGCCCAGCACAAGGGTTATGGCACCGCTAAGCATCTGCAAGCCATTCGGGAGCTGGGCATAACGCCTATTCACCGTCGGTCCTTTTCATTTCAAGGCAACCCTTTTCTACCTGGTCAACGGAAAATTTCCCCAAACACTGAACCTACGCTCAAAACCAAGTAACCTCGGAAAAACGCAATCCTATACGTTTTAGCTATTTTTTTTCTTGTTACAGCAATAGCCCAATCTGATATACCTCCTAATGCTTTGTATAGAAGCAACAAATTTATCAACGGATAGCAAACCCATACCGTGTTGGGCTTGCAATAAGAAAAATAGACAGAAAGGAGCCAATATAAAATTGGCCAACCACGCCCCCACAAAAGGAATACATTTACCGTCCATAACCAGATCTCTCCCACATATGGTAAAAATATATTGTACCAACATAAAGAAACAACTAATTAATACAGATATGCCAAATCCTCCCCGTCTAATAATACAGCCCAAAGGGGCCGCCAACAAAAACATAATAATACAACGTATAACCATAGCCAGCCGGTGATTCTTTTCATATAAACACTCCCTCCAGCCTTTTCTCAAGTCATCCAGCAGCTGCTTTTCATGCTCCAGTTTAGTTTTAATTCGCTCTACAGCATATAAAGCATTTTCTATTACTCCTCTTGCAATAGGGTCATCCGCTTGCGCAGCTTCTGCCTTATCAAGGGCATCTTTACGCTCTATAAGTTGATTCCTAAATACCATAAACGCATCCCTGGCAGTCTTAATTTCTTCGGAATGAGAAGGAAATGTTAACGGATCCGGTTGAGTAGTAAACTGATAATGCGTACATTGTTCCTGTATTAGCAGACGCGCTTTCTGCTCCATTTTTTCTATCTGCTGACTCCATTCCTGCGTCAATTGTTTCAGCTGCGCATGCATCCTTGTCCTTGGGTCCCATTCATACTTTTCTTTAGTATTACCCATTTTCAATGCTTCTAAACTGATCCTTATTTTTTGATACGCAAAATTATTGGTATAAAACGGATGGAGTGGCTTATTGTTCAAGGTAGGCTCTTTTCTAGATGGCAACGGTTCCACATAATTATGCCCATTCGTTAATTCCATCACCAAATAGCCCTCATCTGATGTAGTATATAGCCTTCCTGCTTCTGCAGTAGTTAAGACAACCCTCCCCTGCTTCTTGCTATAATCATACATTACAATACCTTGCATTTGTTCTTTACCTTTTTCTTTTTTATCTACGTAAATACTGTACCCTGGGATATCGTTACATATAACACCTGGTTGGATCAATAAGGCAGTTTTTTTGTTAATAATGTCTTCAACTAATGCAAAAATTTTAGGTTTGATAGTAGGGTGAATATAATCTTGAAAATAAAAAAGTACGCCACTTACCATAAGAATAAAAATAAAAGGTAAACGCAACGTACGCTGCAGGGAAAGCCCTGCTGCACGCATGGCAGTTAACTCATAACTTTCAGCAAAATGACCAAAAACAATAAGCGAACTTACCAACACCGCAACCGGAAATGCATCGGGCATAACATTTAAACCTATATACCATAACAACTTTGCATATATGGAAACCCCTAGCCCCTTACCGGCAATATCTTGGAATAGTAGGAAAAAAGTATGTATGATCAATATAAAAAATACCAGCTTAAGCAATAAGATAAACGTAATAACAAAATTACGTAACAGTAGCTTATCTATTTTTTTTATAGAAAAAAAGCGCATTTTTAGTAAATTTGTAATTAACTTAACTATTGATAAATATAAGGACAATTTCACTACTACCTACAACAGCTGATTAAGTTGTATATATGTACATACCTTTACAAGGCGAGGTAGCTCAGATGGTTTAGAGCGTCGGATTCATAACCCGAAGGTCGGGGGTTCAATTCCCCCTCTCGCTACAAAAAAGCAATAACCCAATGGGTTGTTCGTATACAGCGTGTATAATGTATGGTATATGGCATGAGAATTGACATTATAACTTGTTCGCCAGAACTATTGGAAAGCCCACTGCGCCATTTTACCTTTCAACGTGCCCTTACACAAAAACTACTTACACTTCACATACATAATCTACGTGATTATACAGCTTATAAGCATGGTAAAATTGATGATAAGCCATATGGAGGAGCCGCTGGCATGGTATTAATGATAGAGCCTATTGCACATTGCATGCGCAGCCTGCAAAAGGAACGTACCTATGATGAAATCATCTATATGGCTCCAGATGGAGAACTGCTTACTCAGGAAACCATCCATAGCTATTCTCTCAAACAAAATATTATCCTACTTTGTGGCCATTATAAGGGTATAGATGAGCGGGTTCGAACACATTTTATTACACGGGAAATCAGCGTAGGAGATTATGTACTTTCTGGAGGCGAGTTACCTGCACTTCTATTAGTAGATGCCATAGTCCGCGTCATACCAGCTGTACTATCCGATGCCTCTTCTGCCCTAACCGACTCCTTCCAAAATGGTCTCATCGCCCCCCCTGTCTATACACGGCCCTATAATTACGAAGGGATCAAGGTTCCAGAAGTTTTACTTTCTGGGAACCATCAAGCTATTCAAAAATGGTCGCAACAAGAGGCAATAAATAGAACGCAACAGCGCAGACCTGCCCTAATAGACCCTATAATGCAACAAGATTAATCACCCATAAACCCAACCTCCCCCGCTTTTCCTCCCTATTTGGGGCACAACTTCTATAAATTGTACAGAATTGTTTCTTGTTTTTTTGCAAAAAGCAATTTTTTTGCATAAAATTGTGCCTCTAATCCAGTCTAAAAGGATTAGTTTGCCATTAAATAATGGATAATTATCAAAAGTACACATTCATACATAATACAACATATATGAACTACAATTGATTCTTATACAAACAAATTTGATGTAAAACGGAACTTCTTTGTATGATGTTCAGTATGTTATATTGTATTTATGAAGCAGCACAAAGGAAAAATAGTAGAAAAAGCCATTAAGAAAAGTGGTTACCAGATGAAGGCATTAGCTGAAAAGTTAAAAATTGCCCGTAATACATTGTATGGCAAACTCAAAGAAATAGAATTAGAGGATGCTTTGATTATGCGGATTGGTGGGATTATTCATTATGATTTTACAATAGATTTTCCCCATTTATGCGATAACCGGGATACCCGTGTAGAGGAGGAAGCTCCATCCTATACAAGCATGGATTATAAGCATCCCAGTTTTATACAATTACAGGAATTAAATAGAAAATACTTACAATTACTGGAGGGCTATAACAAGCTTTTAAAGATTCTCATTATGCTGGCGAATAACAATGAACTAACAGGCATTAAGAAAGAAATTGAAGCATTTTTAACAAAAGAGGAAAAAGAGGATCCACTCAAGGAAGATCTACTATAAGCGGTTGTAAGCGCAAGTTTCTTCTCTTAGAGCATTGTTTTTTCGCCTACTATTTGTACTTCTGGTAAAAGCCTAACGTGGAATAATTTTTCTACTTTCTGTTTAATCTGAGTAGCTAATTTTACTATTTCTTTACCCGTAGCTCCTCCATAGTTGACCAAGATAAGCGCATGTAAAGGATAAACACCTACTTGTCTCTTACGGATACCTTTAAAACCTGCTAACGTTATCAGGGAAGCAGCGGAAATTTTTATACATCCCTCTTGCTGTGTATCATAAGCCACCAGTTCAGGATATTTTCTTTTCAATGATTGATAATGCGCTATGGGAAGCACAGGATTTTTGAAAAAGCTGCCTGCATTGCCTAAGACAGCAGGATCTGGTAGTTTTTGCTTACGAATAGCGATTATGGTATCACTAATAGCTTGAAAGGATAGCTGCTGTATACCTCTTTGCGCTAAGCTATCCTGGATAGCCCCATAAGTTATCCGGAATTTCGCCTCTTTATGCAAAGCTAATACAGCAGCTGTAATGACATATGCATGGCGTGCTATTGTATTAAAAATACTTGTTCTGTAGCCAAACGCACACGCTGATGATTGAAAAATTCTCTTTTTACCAGTTGCTAATTCAATTGCTTCAACCCTATCTATGACCTCTTTAAGCTCTACGCCATAGGCACCTATATTTTGTACTATCGCCCCTCCCACTGTTCCTGGAATGAAAGATAAGTTTTCTATTCCTCCATAATTCCTTGTAACACAGTATAGAACTAATTCATGCCAGGACACACCTGCAGCCGCCTTTACTAGTATGGTATGGGAGGTCTCTTTGATTACTTCAATGCCTGTTAACCGAACGTGTAATACATAACCTGGATAATCCCCAACAAATAAAGTATTGCTTCCTCCTCCTAAGATATGTAAGCCTGTTTTAGCTATCTTTATGGTAGTGCAAAAAGTTTCTATCTCTTGCACCGTATAGCATGGCACATAATGCATGGCAACAGAAGGAATCTGAAAAGTATTGAGCAATTTTAAAGAATAATGGTTAAATAACTGCATAGGCATCTATTAAAAAGTTTTTTTTCTTTTTGAAGAAAGATAATGCAGTAAATGGTCTATACCATCAAAAATA
Above is a window of Candidatus Cardinium hertigii DNA encoding:
- the ftsA gene encoding cell division protein FtsA, which gives rise to MSKIIASLDIGSSKICVVIGRQSQYDGNKLEVLGKGEATSDGVSRGVIVNIDKTALSIKQALQAAEEDSGINVNVVHVNISGRHVTSTAHYGSITRDSIEQEITVTDIHTLTHDIHRMVMPLGMEIIHTIPQEYTIDYEIATQDPVGMTGVKLEANFHVITAKTHVIQSIHKCIKKAGIAAEFTMASALATSLAVLSDEEKEAGVCLIDIGASIINIVLFFDSIVRYTATIPLGGNHITADVQQSFMILERQAELLKTKFGNITAEAFDTQAIVTIPGLRNRSPKEVLTTNLAKVIQARMEEIATFIQEEILRSGFYEKLIAGMVITGGGSNLKGAQGLFKAITGLDVRLGVADEYLEEGSGKKLKDPMYATAIGLALAGFKTLDYREAYYKTKESTYWDHSRQNKKQTKKGSFSFKQIINKTKAFLADDYEET
- the ftsZ gene encoding cell division protein FtsZ, translated to MKDLSYTFDLPFHHKSIIRVIGVGGGGSNAVNNMYKRGIKDVSFIVCNTDVQALRNSPIQHKLQIGAALTSGLGAGANPEVGRNAALESKENIRELLSEDTKMLFITAGMGGGTGTGAAPVIAGIAQKQGILTVGIVTLPFSFEGKKKYLQAQEGISEMRKYCDTVLIILNDKIQTTLGGLSITQAFLEADKVLTTAAKSIAEIITVPGYVNVDFEDVKTVMKNAGAAVMGSGEAEGEDRALQAAEAALASPLLDYTDIRGAKKILLSIVSGQAAELQMDELTVITNYIQAQTGDDAEVIFGHGADPEMAEKLKVTVIATGFKRSQTTAPAVGATGTQQTLPPDPILQETLTQPEGIYSSPTQTIGIQEEATPRAPKKKEKEGRITEESAVQLPLPFTYPPANAYPPNWNHALTRKPLNKQRTTAQNWEDHYVKEQLEIPAYLRKHIKLDLLNLDSSVAKEEMRYWLNDPLDKPVAKEEEE
- a CDS encoding HIT family protein, yielding MKQVTHASTTDCIFCKMVAGLATCHTVWESYQHLAFLSIFPNTEGFTVVIPKHHLSSYIFDHTSDEINGLMEAARKVSQLLIHKFPTVARTAVVFEGYGVNHLHAKLIPLHGTKREHWVKTSASIQTKFDQYPGYISSHDAERESDEKLAALASLLRS
- a CDS encoding UDP-N-acetylmuramate--L-alanine ligase encodes the protein MLSFPAYCFIYFLGIGGIGMSALARLLAAQGYTIVGYDKAASPLVTQLQNAGMFIHFTDSVTAIPSVIRQHPTKTLIIYTPAIPSDSPILNYLRGSGYTMLSRAEALGSIVNHLPTVAIAGTHGKTTASAILAHMLYESTLAMLAFVGGIMHRYNSNIIYNHTLNQVQVVITEADEFNKSFLQLTPSHSIVTSIDPDHLDTYATVATLQENFKQFIKQSKQTVLVHAKAANQLQLTTHGYSPLLTYGLNNAVIQADNIRIAARQSVFDYIGDGVTIKEIILPLPGSYNIENALAAITMGLTLGLTEAHVRASIASFPGMQRRFDYIARNEKFVLIDDYAHHPAEIAALLSTVRHIYPNGCITAIFQPHLFSRTADFYEAFGTTLSIADQVLLLPIYPAREVAVPAISSQLIYDCLSCKTKILVEDGKLLTILPSYMRQHAYHVVVTIGAGDIGTMVPAIAAVLAQQLLQ
- the rnhB gene encoding ribonuclease HII: MHRPLILAGIDEAGRGPLAGPVIAAVVILNPQKPIENLADSKQLNAKQRAFLACQIKEQAMDWAIGRATVSEIDQCNILQATLLAMQRALSDLCIAPDSVLVDGLHCPASPYPIQAIVRGDQHVAAISAASILAKTHRDTEMLTWDSCYPGYGFAQHKGYGTAKHLQAIRELGITPIHRRSFSFQGNPFLPGQRKISPNTEPTLKTK
- a CDS encoding LptF/LptG family permease yields the protein MRFFSIKKIDKLLLRNFVITFILLLKLVFFILIIHTFFLLFQDIAGKGLGVSIYAKLLWYIGLNVMPDAFPVAVLVSSLIVFGHFAESYELTAMRAAGLSLQRTLRLPFIFILMVSGVLFYFQDYIHPTIKPKIFALVEDIINKKTALLIQPGVICNDIPGYSIYVDKKEKGKEQMQGIVMYDYSKKQGRVVLTTAEAGRLYTTSDEGYLVMELTNGHNYVEPLPSRKEPTLNNKPLHPFYTNNFAYQKIRISLEALKMGNTKEKYEWDPRTRMHAQLKQLTQEWSQQIEKMEQKARLLIQEQCTHYQFTTQPDPLTFPSHSEEIKTARDAFMVFRNQLIERKDALDKAEAAQADDPIARGVIENALYAVERIKTKLEHEKQLLDDLRKGWRECLYEKNHRLAMVIRCIIMFLLAAPLGCIIRRGGFGISVLISCFFMLVQYIFTICGRDLVMDGKCIPFVGAWLANFILAPFCLFFLLQAQHGMGLLSVDKFVASIQSIRRYIRLGYCCNKKKNS
- the trmD gene encoding tRNA (guanosine(37)-N1)-methyltransferase TrmD; the encoded protein is MRIDIITCSPELLESPLRHFTFQRALTQKLLTLHIHNLRDYTAYKHGKIDDKPYGGAAGMVLMIEPIAHCMRSLQKERTYDEIIYMAPDGELLTQETIHSYSLKQNIILLCGHYKGIDERVRTHFITREISVGDYVLSGGELPALLLVDAIVRVIPAVLSDASSALTDSFQNGLIAPPVYTRPYNYEGIKVPEVLLSGNHQAIQKWSQQEAINRTQQRRPALIDPIMQQD
- a CDS encoding helix-turn-helix domain-containing protein, which translates into the protein MKQHKGKIVEKAIKKSGYQMKALAEKLKIARNTLYGKLKEIELEDALIMRIGGIIHYDFTIDFPHLCDNRDTRVEEEAPSYTSMDYKHPSFIQLQELNRKYLQLLEGYNKLLKILIMLANNNELTGIKKEIEAFLTKEEKEDPLKEDLL
- the murB gene encoding UDP-N-acetylmuramate dehydrogenase, whose translation is MQLFNHYSLKLLNTFQIPSVAMHYVPCYTVQEIETFCTTIKIAKTGLHILGGGSNTLFVGDYPGYVLHVRLTGIEVIKETSHTILVKAAAGVSWHELVLYCVTRNYGGIENLSFIPGTVGGAIVQNIGAYGVELKEVIDRVEAIELATGKKRIFQSSACAFGYRTSIFNTIARHAYVITAAVLALHKEAKFRITYGAIQDSLAQRGIQQLSFQAISDTIIAIRKQKLPDPAVLGNAGSFFKNPVLPIAHYQSLKRKYPELVAYDTQQEGCIKISAASLITLAGFKGIRKRQVGVYPLHALILVNYGGATGKEIVKLATQIKQKVEKLFHVRLLPEVQIVGEKTML